The Humulus lupulus chromosome 4, drHumLupu1.1, whole genome shotgun sequence genome has a window encoding:
- the LOC133830290 gene encoding homeobox protein knotted-1-like 6, with translation MMDNDLYGLGGYSEQSSMAPPHGLVAPAADDYLLSSTTLEAVAGFDDHDRVHHAFGSDSIFPAPPSSAVSDAASMATSDDVSCEIRAKIATHPLYPKLLEAYIDCRKVGAPPELASSLDEIRRESEVSDNRTAASTFVVSDPELDDFMESYCGILVKYKSDLLRPFDEATSFLNEMQAQLNSLSCSTTTTTSTSYVSDGEGGGGSSEEEHDLSGGEMEGGDTLRMITQEDRELKDKLLRKYSGYISTLKHEFSKKKKKGKLPKQARQILLDWWSLHYRWPYPTETDKIHLAELTGLDQKQINNWFINQRKRHWKPPENMQVAIMEAHSLYGSSICHNQ, from the exons ATGATGGATAATGATCTGTACGGCCTAGGCGGTTACTCGGAGCAATCGTCAATGGCGCCGCCGCATGGCTTGGTTGCTCCGGCGGCGGATGATTACCTGTTGAGTAGTACTACTCTCGAAGCCGTTGCTGGTTTCGACGATCACGATAGGGTTCATCATGCTTTCGGATCCGACTCTATCTTTCCGGCTCCTCCGTCTTCGGCGGTATCGGATGCTGCCTCAATGGCGACCTCCGACGACGTTTCATGCGAAATCAGAGCCAAAATTGCCACTCACCCTCTCTACCCCAAGCTTCTAGAAGCTTACATCGATTGCCGAAAG GTGGGAGCGCCACCAGAATTGGCAAGCTCGTTGGATGAAATCCGGCGAGAAAGTGAAGTCTCTGATAATAGAACCGCCGCTTCGACTTTTGTCGTTTCGGATCCCGAGCTCGATGACTTCATG GAAAGTTACTGTGGTATACTAGTGAAGTACAAATCGGATCTATTAAGGCCATTTGATGAAGCAACGAGCTTCTTGAACGAGATGCAAGCTCAACTCAACTCTCTCAGTTGCAGtacgactactactacttcaACCAGCTATGTTTCAG ATGGAGAAGGTGGTGGTGGTTCATCAGAGGAGGAGCATGACCTTAGTGGAGGAGAAATGGAGGGAGGGGATACCCTACGGATGATCACACAAGAAGATCGTGAGCTAAAGGACAAGCTGTTACGCAAGTACAGTGGTTATATCAGCACTCTCAAGCACGAGTTctctaagaagaagaagaaaggaaaactACCCAAACAAGCTCGCCAAATCCTGCTTGACTGGTGGTCCTTGCACTACAGATGGCCATACCCAACG GAAACGGATAAGATTCATTTGGCTGAGTTGACGGGGTTGGATCAGAAGCAAATCAACAACTGGTTCATCAATCAGAGGAAGCGCCATTGGAAGCCTCCGGAGAACATGCAAGTTGCCATAATGGAGGCTCATTCTCTTTATGGGTCATCCATATGCCATAAtcaataa